A window of Pseudomonas monteilii contains these coding sequences:
- a CDS encoding amino acid permease, translated as MNRTPSRPADDQHLQRNLTNRHIQLIAIGGAIGTGLFMGSGKTISLAGPSIIFVYMIIGFMLFFVMRAMGELLLSNLNYKSFIDFSADLLGPWAGFFTGWTYWFCWVITGIADVIAIAAYSQFWFPDLPQWIPALTCVAVLLSLNLVTVKLFGEMEFWFALIKIVAILGLVATGLYMVVTGFESPSGSTAQLANLWNDEGMFPHGLMGFFAGFQIAVFAFVGIELVGTTAAEAKNPERTLPRAINSIPIRIIVFYVLALIAIMAVTPWRDVVPGKSPFVELFVLAGLPAAASIINFVVLTSAASSANSGVFSTSRMLFGLAQEGAAPGAFGRLSRRAVPANGLYFSCLCLLFGAVLIYLIPDVVEAFTLVTTVSAVLFMFVWTLILLSYLSYRKHRAALHQASTYKMPGGRVMCYVCLAFFAFILVLLSLESDTRAALVVTPIWFLVLAVSYQVVRRKRPLNR; from the coding sequence ATGAACCGGACCCCTTCCCGTCCTGCTGACGACCAGCACCTGCAACGCAACCTGACCAACCGCCACATCCAGTTGATCGCCATCGGCGGTGCCATCGGCACCGGCCTGTTCATGGGCTCGGGCAAGACCATCAGCCTGGCCGGTCCGTCGATCATCTTCGTCTACATGATCATCGGCTTCATGCTGTTCTTCGTCATGCGTGCCATGGGCGAACTGCTGCTGTCGAACCTGAACTACAAGTCGTTCATCGACTTCTCCGCCGATCTGCTCGGTCCCTGGGCCGGCTTCTTCACGGGCTGGACCTACTGGTTCTGCTGGGTGATCACCGGCATCGCCGACGTCATCGCCATCGCTGCCTACTCGCAGTTCTGGTTCCCCGACCTGCCTCAGTGGATACCGGCGCTGACCTGCGTCGCGGTGCTGCTGTCGCTGAACCTAGTCACCGTGAAGCTGTTCGGCGAAATGGAGTTCTGGTTCGCCCTGATCAAGATCGTCGCCATCCTCGGGCTGGTCGCCACCGGCCTGTACATGGTGGTCACCGGGTTCGAATCGCCGAGCGGCAGCACTGCGCAGCTGGCCAACCTGTGGAACGACGAAGGCATGTTCCCTCATGGGCTGATGGGCTTCTTCGCCGGTTTCCAGATCGCCGTGTTCGCCTTCGTCGGCATCGAGCTGGTCGGCACTACCGCCGCCGAGGCGAAGAACCCCGAGCGCACGTTGCCGCGGGCGATCAACTCGATCCCGATCCGCATCATCGTGTTCTACGTGCTGGCGCTGATCGCGATCATGGCCGTGACGCCCTGGCGCGACGTGGTGCCGGGCAAGAGCCCGTTCGTCGAGCTGTTCGTGCTGGCGGGCCTGCCGGCGGCGGCGAGCATCATCAATTTCGTGGTGCTGACCTCGGCCGCCTCGTCGGCCAACAGCGGTGTGTTCTCCACCAGCCGCATGCTGTTCGGCCTGGCTCAGGAAGGCGCCGCCCCTGGCGCGTTCGGGCGCCTGTCGCGGCGCGCGGTGCCTGCCAACGGCTTGTATTTCTCTTGCCTGTGCCTGCTGTTCGGCGCGGTGCTGATCTACCTGATCCCGGACGTGGTCGAGGCCTTCACCTTGGTCACCACCGTGTCGGCGGTGCTGTTCATGTTCGTCTGGACGCTGATCCTGCTGTCCTACCTGAGCTACCGCAAGCACCGCGCCGCGCTGCACCAGGCCTCGACCTACAAGATGCCCGGCGGGCGCGTGATGTGCTACGTGTGCCTGGCGTTCTTCGCCTTCATCCTGGTGCTGTTGAGCCTGGAAAGCGACACCCGCGCCGCGCTGGTGGTCACACCGATCTGGTTCCTGGTGCTCGCGGTGAGCTATCAGGTCGTGCGGCGCAAGCGGCCACTCAACCGCTGA
- a CDS encoding DNA-binding protein (functional analog of DnaJ; co-chaperone with DnaK, molecular chaperone in an adaptive response to environmental stresses other than heat shock) — MDFKDYYKILGVEPTADDKAIKAAYRKLARKYHPDVSKERDAEDKFKEANEAYEVLGSPEKRAEFDEIRKYGGQHGRPFQAPPGWQGRGGADSGFEQGDFSDFFSSIFGARGGNPFGRGPQQSAGRRGQDVELELAVFLEETLSKESKQVSFQVPQVNGQGQRTGFTTKTLNIKIPAGVTDGERIRLKGQGAPGIGGGANGDLYLTLRMAPHPLFDVEGHDLIITVPLAPWEAALGTKVAVPTLTGKINLTIRPDSQTGQRLRVKGMGLTTKQGERGDLYAQLKVVMPSQSNADTRELWSKLADKAAFNPRTQWSS, encoded by the coding sequence ATGGACTTCAAAGACTATTACAAGATACTCGGTGTGGAGCCGACGGCGGACGACAAGGCGATCAAGGCCGCCTATCGCAAGCTGGCGCGCAAGTACCACCCCGATGTCAGCAAGGAACGGGACGCCGAGGACAAGTTCAAGGAGGCCAACGAGGCCTACGAAGTGCTTGGCAGCCCGGAAAAACGTGCCGAATTCGACGAGATCCGCAAATACGGTGGCCAGCATGGTCGGCCGTTCCAGGCGCCTCCCGGCTGGCAAGGCCGCGGTGGAGCCGACAGCGGGTTCGAGCAGGGTGATTTCTCGGACTTCTTCAGTTCGATCTTCGGCGCGCGCGGTGGTAACCCCTTCGGTCGTGGCCCACAACAGAGCGCGGGCAGACGAGGGCAGGACGTGGAACTGGAACTGGCGGTGTTTCTCGAGGAGACTCTGAGCAAGGAGTCCAAGCAGGTCAGCTTCCAGGTGCCTCAGGTCAATGGCCAGGGCCAGCGGACCGGCTTCACCACCAAGACCCTGAACATCAAGATCCCGGCCGGGGTGACCGATGGCGAGCGCATCCGCCTCAAGGGCCAGGGCGCGCCGGGCATCGGTGGCGGGGCCAATGGCGACCTGTACCTGACGCTGCGCATGGCGCCGCACCCGCTGTTCGATGTCGAGGGCCATGACCTGATCATCACCGTGCCCCTGGCGCCGTGGGAAGCGGCCTTGGGCACCAAGGTGGCGGTCCCGACCCTGACCGGCAAGATCAACCTGACCATTCGCCCTGACAGCCAGACCGGGCAACGCCTGCGCGTCAAGGGCATGGGCCTGACCACCAAGCAGGGCGAGCGTGGCGATCTGTACGCTCAGCTCAAGGTGGTGATGCCCAGCCAGTCCAACGCCGACACCCGCGAACTGTGGAGCAAGCTGGCCGACAAGGCCGCGTTCAACCCGAGGACTCAATGGAGTAGCTGA
- a CDS encoding transcriptional regulator has product MYKQTLAILLAGMTLAACSSRPENPVDYVTYRDQPLVKQVENGMTMQRVIAIGGSPSFVSDLPNGGTCNDYILNHEGQQQPYYVRFDATGHVDAKGFKTCKEREQDRRATPGA; this is encoded by the coding sequence ATGTACAAGCAGACCCTGGCAATCCTTCTGGCCGGCATGACCCTGGCCGCCTGCAGCAGCCGCCCTGAAAACCCGGTGGACTACGTCACTTACCGCGACCAGCCCTTGGTCAAGCAGGTGGAAAACGGCATGACCATGCAGCGCGTCATCGCCATCGGTGGCAGCCCGTCCTTCGTCAGCGACCTGCCCAATGGCGGCACCTGCAACGACTACATCCTGAACCATGAAGGCCAGCAGCAGCCGTACTACGTGCGCTTCGACGCCACCGGCCACGTGGATGCCAAGGGCTTCAAGACCTGCAAGGAACGCGAGCAAGACCGCAGAGCGACCCCAGGCGCCTGA
- a CDS encoding ABC transporter ATP-binding protein — protein MSGAILELRDLDVFYGPIQALRKVSMHIDKGETVSLIGANGAGKSTLLMSIFGQPRAASGQILYEGTDITRKTPHYIASNGIAQSPEGRRVFPDMTVEENLMMGTIPIGDKHADADMQRMYTLFPRLKERRTQRAMTMSGGEQQMLAIARALMSRPRLLLLDEPSLGLAPIVVKQIFATLRELAQEGMTIFLVEQNANHALKLSDRAYVMVNGQIRMTGTGQELLANDEVRNAYLGGH, from the coding sequence ATGAGTGGAGCGATTCTCGAACTGCGCGACCTGGACGTGTTCTACGGGCCGATCCAGGCCCTGCGCAAGGTGTCGATGCACATCGACAAGGGCGAGACCGTCAGCCTGATCGGCGCCAACGGCGCAGGCAAGTCGACGCTGCTCATGTCGATCTTCGGCCAGCCGCGTGCCGCCTCGGGGCAGATCCTCTACGAGGGCACCGACATCACGCGCAAGACACCGCACTACATCGCCTCCAACGGGATCGCCCAATCCCCGGAGGGGCGGCGGGTGTTCCCGGACATGACGGTCGAAGAGAACCTGATGATGGGTACCATCCCCATCGGCGACAAGCATGCGGACGCGGACATGCAGCGCATGTACACGCTGTTTCCACGGCTCAAGGAGCGGCGTACCCAACGGGCGATGACCATGTCCGGTGGTGAACAGCAGATGCTCGCCATCGCCCGCGCGCTGATGAGCCGGCCGCGCCTGTTGCTGCTCGACGAACCGTCCCTGGGATTGGCACCGATCGTGGTCAAGCAGATCTTCGCGACGCTGCGCGAGCTGGCCCAGGAAGGCATGACCATTTTCCTGGTGGAGCAGAACGCCAACCACGCGCTCAAGCTCTCGGACCGTGCTTATGTGATGGTCAACGGGCAGATCCGCATGACCGGCACGGGGCAGGAGCTGCTGGCCAATGACGAGGTGCGCAACGCTTACCTGGGCGGGCACTGA
- a CDS encoding peptidase yields the protein MSESRISFYNLAWRWHFYAGLFVAPFMILLAITGLIYLFKPQLDPLLYRDLMVVETGHHRQSADALLASVQHTYPQGHVAQYLPPLNPQRSAQFVVHDAGRELNVFVDPYQGTVLGAQDSKYNLQAIARGLHAELMIGTTGDRLIELAAGWGIVLVVSGLYLWWPRGRRTGGVLWPRAAARGRVLWRDLHAVSGFWGAGFLLLLLLSGMTWTGFWGKQYADLWNRFPAAMWNAMPTSDQQARDLNSAHRQTVPWAMENTPMPQSGAHAEHAGHHGMSSGPAAPQVSLQQIQDIATAREVEPGYSITLPTTAEGVFTIAVFADDPRHDATLHVDQYTGKVLADVRWRDYGLAARATEMGVMLHQGKLYGPLHQAVVCLICLMVLLGSVSGLVMWWKRRPAGGLGVPPLRHDLPRWKVATGVMLVLGVAFPLVGVSMLAMWLVDKLLVRRRVLASA from the coding sequence ATGAGCGAGTCACGCATTTCATTCTACAACCTGGCCTGGCGCTGGCATTTCTATGCCGGTCTGTTCGTCGCGCCGTTCATGATCCTGCTGGCGATCACCGGCCTGATCTACCTGTTCAAGCCACAGCTGGACCCGCTGCTCTACCGGGACCTGATGGTGGTCGAGACCGGGCATCATCGGCAGAGCGCCGATGCCCTGCTGGCATCGGTGCAGCACACCTACCCCCAGGGCCACGTGGCGCAGTACCTGCCACCGCTGAACCCGCAACGCAGCGCGCAGTTCGTGGTGCACGATGCCGGCCGTGAGCTGAACGTCTTCGTCGACCCCTACCAGGGCACGGTGCTGGGCGCGCAGGACAGCAAGTACAACCTGCAGGCCATCGCCCGCGGCCTGCATGCCGAGCTGATGATCGGCACGACGGGCGATCGCCTGATCGAGCTGGCGGCCGGCTGGGGTATCGTGCTGGTGGTGTCCGGCCTCTACCTGTGGTGGCCACGCGGTCGGCGCACCGGTGGCGTGCTGTGGCCTCGTGCTGCCGCGCGTGGGCGGGTGCTGTGGCGCGACCTGCACGCCGTCAGCGGCTTCTGGGGTGCGGGTTTCCTGTTGCTCCTGCTGCTGAGCGGGATGACCTGGACCGGCTTCTGGGGCAAGCAGTACGCGGACCTGTGGAACCGCTTTCCGGCGGCCATGTGGAACGCCATGCCCACCTCGGACCAGCAGGCCCGCGACCTGAACAGCGCCCATCGTCAGACCGTGCCCTGGGCCATGGAAAACACCCCGATGCCGCAGTCCGGCGCGCACGCCGAGCATGCCGGCCATCACGGCATGTCCAGCGGCCCTGCCGCACCGCAGGTCAGCCTGCAACAGATCCAGGACATCGCCACGGCGCGCGAGGTCGAGCCGGGCTACAGCATCACACTGCCCACCACTGCCGAAGGCGTCTTCACCATTGCGGTGTTCGCCGACGACCCGCGCCACGACGCCACGCTCCACGTCGACCAGTACACTGGCAAGGTGCTGGCCGACGTGCGCTGGCGCGACTATGGGCTGGCGGCCCGCGCCACGGAAATGGGGGTGATGCTGCACCAGGGCAAGCTGTACGGCCCGCTGCACCAGGCGGTGGTGTGCCTGATCTGCCTGATGGTGCTGCTGGGGTCGGTCAGCGGTCTGGTGATGTGGTGGAAACGGCGGCCGGCCGGTGGCCTGGGGGTCCCGCCCCTGCGCCACGACCTGCCGCGCTGGAAGGTGGCCACCGGGGTGATGCTGGTGCTGGGCGTGGCCTTCCCGCTGGTGGGGGTGTCGATGCTGGCGATGTGGTTGGTGGACAAGCTGCTGGTACGCCGTCGGGTGCTGGCCAGCGCCTGA
- a CDS encoding NAD(P)-dependent oxidoreductase, which yields MTSTVFITGATSGFGEATARRFAEAGWSLVLTGRRKERLDALCAELSAKTQVHGLVVDVRDRQAMEEAIANLPPAFATLRALVNNAGLALGVEPAQACSLDEWETMVDTNIKGLIYTTRLLLPRLIAHGRGASILNVGSVAGNYPYPGSNVYGGTKAFVGQFSLSLRCDLRGTGVRVTNLEPGLCESEFSLVRFGGDQARYDATYAGAEPIQPQDIAETIFWVLNQPAHVNINSLELMPVSQDWAGFAIDRSRGEK from the coding sequence ATGACGTCCACCGTATTCATTACCGGTGCCACTTCTGGCTTCGGCGAAGCCACTGCCCGGCGATTCGCCGAGGCCGGCTGGTCGCTGGTCCTGACGGGACGCCGCAAGGAGCGACTGGACGCGTTGTGCGCCGAACTGTCGGCCAAGACCCAGGTACACGGGCTGGTCGTCGATGTCCGCGACCGCCAGGCGATGGAAGAGGCGATTGCCAATCTGCCGCCGGCGTTCGCGACCCTGCGCGCCCTGGTCAACAACGCCGGCCTGGCCTTGGGGGTCGAACCTGCCCAGGCGTGCAGCCTGGACGAGTGGGAGACCATGGTCGACACCAACATCAAGGGCCTGATCTATACCACCCGCCTGTTGCTGCCTCGCCTGATCGCCCACGGGCGCGGCGCTAGCATCCTCAACGTCGGCTCGGTTGCCGGCAACTATCCCTATCCGGGCAGCAACGTGTACGGCGGCACCAAGGCCTTCGTCGGCCAGTTTTCCCTGAGCCTGCGCTGCGACCTGCGCGGAACGGGGGTGCGCGTCACCAACCTCGAGCCGGGCTTGTGCGAAAGCGAGTTCTCGCTGGTGCGCTTCGGGGGTGATCAGGCGCGCTACGATGCCACTTACGCTGGCGCAGAGCCGATCCAGCCGCAAGACATCGCCGAGACCATCTTCTGGGTGCTGAACCAGCCTGCCCACGTCAACATCAACAGCCTGGAACTGATGCCGGTGAGCCAGGATTGGGCCGGGTTCGCGATCGACCGGTCGCGCGGGGAGAAGTGA
- a CDS encoding chaperone modulatory protein CbpM, producing MSSTLIVQLDMRTLCQEADLTADCVIEIIEHGIVEPSGRTPDDWRFDDQAPHLARRAARLRDELQLEWEGVALALELLQEVRVLRSENDRLRQRLGRFTQV from the coding sequence ATGAGCAGCACCCTGATCGTTCAACTGGACATGCGTACCCTTTGCCAGGAAGCCGACCTGACGGCGGACTGTGTGATCGAAATCATCGAACACGGCATCGTTGAACCGTCGGGGCGCACGCCCGACGACTGGCGCTTCGATGACCAGGCGCCGCACCTGGCCCGGCGGGCCGCTCGATTGCGTGATGAGCTGCAGCTGGAATGGGAAGGTGTGGCGCTGGCGTTGGAGCTGTTGCAGGAGGTGCGCGTGTTGCGCAGTGAGAACGATCGGCTGCGACAGCGATTGGGGCGGTTCACGCAGGTGTGA
- a CDS encoding TetR family transcriptional regulator, translated as MLPRAEQKLQTRQALLDAACQLMESGRGFGSLSLREVARLAGIVPTGFYRHFPDMDALGLALVGAIDATFRQTIRLVRQNELEMGGITDASVRIFLDVVAAHRAQFLFLAREQYGGSQVVRQAIARLRHGISSDLATDLALMPRWQHLDAPALAVMADLVVKTVFATLPELIDTPDVEWPESLSAQEKIIQQLRFIFVGARHWQGLGNPG; from the coding sequence ATGCTGCCGCGCGCCGAACAGAAGCTTCAGACTCGACAGGCCCTGCTCGATGCCGCCTGCCAGTTGATGGAGAGCGGGCGTGGTTTCGGCAGCCTGAGCCTGCGCGAGGTCGCACGTCTGGCCGGCATCGTCCCCACGGGCTTCTACCGCCACTTCCCGGACATGGACGCCCTGGGCCTGGCCCTGGTCGGCGCCATAGACGCCACGTTCCGCCAGACCATTCGCCTGGTGCGACAGAACGAACTGGAAATGGGCGGCATTACCGATGCGTCGGTACGGATCTTCCTCGACGTGGTCGCGGCCCACCGGGCACAGTTCCTGTTCCTGGCCCGCGAGCAATACGGCGGGTCCCAGGTGGTGCGTCAGGCCATTGCCCGTCTGCGTCATGGCATCAGCTCGGACCTGGCCACCGACCTGGCGCTCATGCCGCGCTGGCAGCATCTGGATGCGCCTGCGCTGGCGGTGATGGCCGACCTGGTGGTCAAGACCGTGTTCGCCACCCTGCCGGAGCTGATCGACACCCCGGACGTCGAATGGCCGGAGTCCTTGAGCGCTCAGGAAAAAATCATCCAGCAGCTGCGCTTCATCTTCGTCGGCGCCCGTCACTGGCAGGGGCTGGGCAACCCAGGCTGA
- a CDS encoding bacterioferritin, which yields MSNAELTDIQVLRDRARQHVENGAVTEGYSADREEILRLLNESLATELVCTLRYKRHYFMASGIKASIAAEEFLEHANQESEHADRLAERIVQLGGEPDFNPDNLSRNSHAQYVAGTTLREMVLEDLVAERIAIDSYREIIKYIGDKDPTTRRIYEDILAQEEEHADDMSDILEGL from the coding sequence ATGAGCAACGCTGAACTGACCGACATCCAAGTCCTGCGTGACCGTGCCCGCCAGCACGTGGAAAACGGCGCCGTCACCGAGGGTTACTCGGCGGACCGTGAAGAGATCCTGCGTCTGCTGAACGAGTCGCTGGCCACCGAACTGGTCTGCACCCTGCGCTACAAGCGCCACTACTTCATGGCCAGCGGCATCAAGGCCAGCATCGCGGCCGAGGAATTCCTCGAGCACGCCAACCAGGAATCCGAGCACGCCGACCGTCTGGCCGAGCGTATCGTGCAACTGGGCGGCGAGCCGGACTTCAACCCCGACAACCTGAGCCGCAACTCCCACGCCCAGTACGTCGCAGGCACCACCCTGCGCGAAATGGTCCTGGAAGACCTGGTGGCCGAGCGGATCGCCATCGACAGCTACCGCGAGATCATCAAGTACATCGGCGACAAGGACCCAACCACCCGCCGCATCTACGAAGACATCCTGGCCCAGGAAGAAGAGCACGCCGACGACATGTCGGACATTCTCGAAGGGCTGTGA
- a CDS encoding heat-shock protein gives MSDHTPARACGIDFGTSNSTVGWHRPGGDTLLALEDGKITLPSVVFFNLEERRPAYGRMALHEYLEGYEGRLMRSLKSLLGSKLIKHDTSVLGTALPFKDLLGLFIGELKRRAEASAERSFDQVVLGRPVFFVDDDPAADQEAEDTLAEVARTLGFKDVSFQFEPIAAAFDYESGIDREELVLIVDIGGGTSDFSLVRLAPERHQLDDRQGDILATGGVHIGGTDFDKQLSLQGVMPLFGYGSRMKSQALMPTSYHLNLATWHTINALYAQKSQLALGSMRYDIEDALGIDRLFKLIEQRAGHWLAMEVEASKIALTDEPSRRIDLGRVEPGLVADLTRPLFEQAIDGLLERVRGSVTDLLSKAGVSVGQVDTVFFTGGSSGIPALRQSVAAMLPNARHVEGNRFGSIGSGLAIEARKRYG, from the coding sequence ATGTCAGATCACACCCCGGCCCGCGCCTGCGGCATCGACTTCGGCACCTCGAACTCCACGGTCGGCTGGCATCGACCGGGCGGCGACACCCTGCTCGCGCTGGAGGACGGCAAGATCACGCTGCCATCGGTGGTGTTCTTCAACCTCGAGGAGCGGCGCCCGGCCTATGGCCGCATGGCCCTGCACGAATACCTGGAAGGCTACGAAGGCCGGCTGATGCGTTCGCTCAAGAGCCTGCTCGGCTCCAAGCTGATCAAGCACGACACCAGCGTGCTGGGCACGGCCCTGCCGTTCAAGGACCTGCTGGGCCTGTTCATCGGTGAACTCAAGCGCCGCGCCGAAGCCTCAGCCGAACGCAGCTTCGACCAGGTGGTGCTGGGCCGCCCGGTATTCTTCGTCGACGACGACCCGGCGGCCGACCAGGAAGCCGAAGATACCCTGGCCGAAGTCGCCCGCACGCTCGGCTTCAAGGACGTGTCGTTCCAGTTCGAGCCGATCGCCGCGGCGTTCGACTACGAGTCGGGCATCGACCGCGAGGAGCTGGTGCTGATCGTCGACATCGGCGGCGGTACCTCGGACTTCTCCCTGGTGCGCCTCGCGCCCGAGCGCCATCAGCTCGACGACCGCCAGGGCGACATCCTGGCCACCGGCGGCGTGCACATCGGCGGCACCGACTTCGACAAGCAGCTCAGCCTGCAAGGGGTGATGCCGCTGTTCGGCTACGGCAGTCGCATGAAGAGCCAGGCCCTGATGCCCACCAGCTACCACCTGAACCTGGCCACCTGGCACACCATCAACGCCTTGTACGCGCAGAAGTCCCAGCTGGCGCTGGGCAGCATGCGTTACGACATCGAGGATGCCCTGGGCATCGACCGGCTGTTCAAGTTGATCGAGCAGCGCGCCGGTCACTGGCTGGCCATGGAAGTGGAAGCCAGCAAGATCGCCCTGACCGATGAGCCGAGCCGCCGCATCGACCTCGGTCGCGTCGAGCCGGGTCTGGTCGCCGACCTGACCCGTCCGCTGTTCGAGCAGGCCATCGACGGCTTGCTCGAGCGGGTGCGTGGCAGCGTGACCGATCTGCTGAGCAAGGCAGGCGTGAGCGTCGGTCAGGTCGACACCGTGTTCTTCACCGGCGGCTCCAGCGGCATCCCGGCCCTGCGCCAGAGCGTTGCCGCCATGCTGCCCAACGCCCGTCATGTAGAAGGCAACCGCTTCGGCAGCATCGGCAGCGGCCTGGCCATCGAGGCGCGCAAGCGGTACGGCTGA
- a CDS encoding acetyltransferase produces MTYHLRDALPDDLPDLLAIYNDAVLNTTAIWNETPVDLANRQAWFELRAAQRYPILVAVDNSGVLGYASFGDWRPFEGFRYTVEHSVYVRGDQRGKGLGPVLMEALIERARAGGKHVMVAAIESGNAASIRLHERLGFVVTGQMAQVGVKFGRWLDLTFMQRVVGGD; encoded by the coding sequence ATGACCTACCATCTGCGTGACGCCCTGCCAGACGATCTCCCCGACCTCCTCGCCATCTACAACGATGCGGTACTCAACACCACGGCGATCTGGAACGAGACGCCCGTGGATCTGGCCAACCGCCAGGCATGGTTCGAGCTGCGTGCCGCACAAAGGTATCCGATCCTGGTGGCCGTCGATAACAGTGGCGTGCTGGGGTACGCTTCGTTCGGTGACTGGCGGCCGTTCGAGGGGTTCAGGTACACGGTCGAGCATTCGGTCTATGTGCGCGGTGATCAGCGGGGCAAGGGCCTGGGGCCGGTGCTGATGGAGGCGTTGATCGAGCGGGCGCGTGCTGGCGGCAAGCATGTGATGGTGGCCGCCATCGAAAGTGGCAATGCGGCGTCCATCCGGTTGCATGAGCGGTTGGGTTTCGTGGTGACCGGGCAGATGGCGCAGGTGGGGGTGAAGTTTGGGCGGTGGTTGGATCTGACGTTTATGCAGAGGGTTGTGGGAGGGGATTGA
- a CDS encoding N-acylglucosamine 2-epimerase, producing the protein MSTPSPAPSDFDARLHRFRQHLADTLVPLWQGPGWNADMALPYEALDAEHRPLPVVRYRAMACARQLYLFSSRLEQPGAAERAATLFRSLRTHFHDAEHGGWFYSIDAHGQPLDRRKDLYTHAFIVFACAHYWGQVGERLVASTLEGALSVVAERFARDDGLYEASLGEDWSDLGSGPLQNPQMHLAEAFLQTLAVRADEAVQEALIGLCEALQRDFVDPDTGVMLERPRGAADNWFEPGHQFEWFFLLDTSPLLRETALHASITRGFAHAERVGVQDGAVLAMLGVDGQVIDATQRIWAQAEYVRALALRPAWRETLARQLQVLETRFLTAEGWHECRDGAGRVSRHDMPSTTPYHLATCLAGLQGQP; encoded by the coding sequence ATGTCCACGCCCTCACCTGCCCCGTCCGACTTCGATGCCCGCCTGCACCGCTTCAGGCAGCACCTTGCCGATACCCTCGTGCCGTTGTGGCAAGGCCCGGGGTGGAATGCGGACATGGCCTTGCCCTATGAAGCCCTGGACGCCGAGCATCGTCCCTTGCCCGTGGTACGCTACCGCGCCATGGCATGCGCGCGCCAGCTGTACCTGTTCAGCAGCCGCCTGGAGCAGCCCGGTGCCGCTGAACGGGCGGCCACGCTGTTCCGCTCGTTGCGCACGCATTTTCACGATGCCGAGCACGGTGGCTGGTTCTACAGCATCGATGCGCACGGTCAGCCGCTGGATCGGCGCAAGGACCTCTACACCCACGCGTTCATCGTGTTCGCCTGCGCCCATTATTGGGGCCAGGTAGGCGAGCGTCTGGTCGCGTCCACCCTCGAGGGTGCGCTGAGCGTTGTCGCCGAGCGTTTCGCCCGTGACGACGGCTTGTATGAAGCCAGCCTGGGCGAGGACTGGTCGGACCTGGGCAGCGGCCCGCTGCAGAACCCGCAGATGCACCTGGCCGAGGCCTTTCTGCAAACCCTGGCGGTCAGGGCGGACGAGGCCGTGCAGGAGGCGCTGATCGGGCTGTGCGAGGCCTTGCAGCGTGACTTCGTCGACCCCGATACCGGCGTGATGCTGGAGCGTCCCAGGGGGGCAGCGGACAACTGGTTCGAGCCGGGGCATCAGTTCGAGTGGTTCTTCCTGCTCGACACCTCCCCCTTGCTGCGCGAGACCGCGCTGCATGCCTCGATCACGCGCGGTTTCGCCCATGCCGAGCGCGTCGGCGTGCAGGACGGTGCGGTGCTGGCGATGCTTGGTGTCGACGGGCAGGTGATCGACGCGACCCAGCGCATCTGGGCCCAGGCCGAGTACGTGCGCGCCCTGGCCCTGCGGCCCGCCTGGCGCGAGACGTTGGCGCGGCAGCTGCAGGTGCTGGAGACACGCTTTCTCACCGCCGAGGGGTGGCATGAGTGCCGCGATGGCGCAGGGCGGGTCAGTCGGCATGACATGCCTTCGACCACGCCTTATCACCTGGCGACCTGTCTGGCGGGGTTGCAGGGGCAGCCGTAA